A stretch of the Duncaniella dubosii genome encodes the following:
- a CDS encoding L-rhamnose isomerase, with amino-acid sequence MMKEESVKKAYEIAKERYAAVGIDTDKVLDQMQDFHLSMHCWQADDVAGFENQGGSLTGGIQVNGNYPGKARNIDELRADILYAMSLIPGKHRLNLHEIYGDFGDKFVDRDQCSVEHFQSWIDWGKANDIKLDFNSTSFSHPKSGDLSLSNPDKGIRDFWIEHSKRCRAIAQAMGEAQQDPCIMNTWVHDGSKDITVNRYMYRELLKDSLDQIFEHKYDWMKDCVESKVFGIGLESYTVGSNDFYTSYAAKNDMMITLDTGHFHPTESVADKVSAMLLFVPELMLHVSRPIRWDSDHVTIMDDPTMDLFSEIVRAGALNRVHYGLDYFDGTLNRIGAYVIGSRAAQKCMLRALLEPTETLRKYELADKRFQRLALLEECKNLPWNAVYDMFCLKNNVPVGESYIAEVEGYERDVTSKR; translated from the coding sequence ATCATGAAAGAAGAATCAGTAAAAAAGGCTTATGAAATCGCCAAAGAACGCTATGCAGCAGTGGGAATAGATACCGACAAGGTGCTTGACCAGATGCAGGATTTCCACCTCAGCATGCACTGCTGGCAGGCAGACGACGTTGCAGGTTTTGAAAACCAAGGCGGCTCGCTCACCGGCGGAATCCAAGTCAACGGCAACTATCCCGGCAAGGCTCGCAATATCGACGAACTCCGCGCGGATATCCTCTATGCAATGAGCCTCATCCCCGGTAAACACCGTCTCAACCTCCACGAAATCTACGGTGACTTCGGCGACAAGTTTGTTGACCGCGACCAGTGCTCGGTAGAGCATTTCCAGAGCTGGATCGACTGGGGTAAGGCAAACGACATCAAACTTGACTTCAACTCAACCTCATTCTCTCATCCCAAGAGCGGCGATCTCAGCCTCTCGAACCCCGACAAGGGCATCCGTGATTTCTGGATCGAGCACTCAAAGCGCTGCCGCGCCATCGCACAGGCAATGGGTGAGGCACAGCAGGATCCCTGTATCATGAACACATGGGTTCACGACGGCTCGAAAGACATCACAGTGAACCGCTACATGTATCGCGAGCTCCTCAAGGATTCTCTCGACCAGATTTTCGAACACAAGTATGACTGGATGAAGGACTGTGTTGAATCAAAAGTATTCGGCATCGGCCTTGAAAGCTACACTGTAGGTTCTAACGACTTCTATACTTCGTATGCCGCCAAGAACGACATGATGATCACCCTCGATACCGGCCACTTCCACCCGACCGAAAGCGTAGCCGACAAGGTGTCAGCCATGCTGCTTTTCGTTCCCGAACTCATGCTCCACGTATCACGCCCCATCCGCTGGGACTCTGACCACGTGACAATCATGGACGATCCCACTATGGATCTCTTCAGCGAAATCGTACGTGCCGGCGCTCTCAACCGCGTTCACTATGGTCTCGACTATTTCGATGGAACTCTCAACCGCATCGGTGCTTACGTAATCGGTAGCCGCGCTGCACAGAAGTGCATGCTTCGCGCACTCCTCGAACCGACCGAAACCCTCCGCAAATATGAGCTTGCCGACAAGAGGTTCCAGCGTCTCGCCCTCCTCGAAGAATGCAAGAACCTCCCGTGGAATGCTGTCTACGATATGTTCTGCCTCAAGAACAATGTGCCCGTCGGTGAAAGCTATATCGCCGAAGTCGAAGGCTACGAACGCGACGTGACATCCAAGCGCTAA
- a CDS encoding L-rhamnose/proton symporter RhaT has product MMLLIGLLIIAVGAFCQSSCYVPINKIKSWSWESYWIVQGVFAWLILPFLGALLAVPAGHSLCELFTSDQSFNIWMTILFGALWGVGGLTFGLSMRYLGVALGQSIALGTCAGLGTIMGPVLLNIFFPENDPLSQLTFAVILGVVVTLIGIAIIGVAGSMKASSLSEEEKKAAVKDFNFPKGITIALLAGFMSGCFNVGLEFGSGINFGDLTPDIYKTLPATFLVTLGGFVTNAIYCFYQNHKNHTWSDYGKTGVLANNIIFCLLAGALWYSQFFGLALGKGFLTDYPTLMTLSFCILMALNVVFSNVWGIILKEWKGCSSKTISVLIIGIVVLIVSCFLPQLIG; this is encoded by the coding sequence ATCATGCTATTAATAGGTTTATTAATCATAGCTGTAGGAGCTTTCTGTCAGTCGAGCTGCTATGTCCCCATCAACAAGATAAAGTCTTGGAGCTGGGAAAGCTACTGGATTGTACAGGGAGTATTCGCATGGCTGATTCTTCCGTTTCTCGGCGCACTTCTCGCCGTACCGGCCGGACATTCGCTCTGCGAGCTTTTCACATCTGACCAGTCGTTCAACATCTGGATGACCATACTTTTCGGAGCGTTGTGGGGAGTAGGCGGTCTGACGTTCGGACTTTCAATGCGCTACCTTGGCGTGGCTCTCGGCCAGTCAATCGCCCTCGGAACTTGCGCCGGACTCGGTACAATCATGGGACCGGTGCTGCTCAACATCTTCTTCCCTGAAAATGACCCGCTGTCACAGCTTACATTTGCGGTAATACTTGGAGTTGTCGTAACTCTCATCGGTATTGCAATCATCGGCGTAGCAGGTTCGATGAAAGCATCATCGCTTAGCGAAGAGGAAAAGAAAGCAGCCGTAAAAGATTTCAACTTCCCCAAAGGCATAACCATAGCCCTTCTTGCCGGTTTCATGAGCGGATGTTTCAACGTCGGCCTTGAATTCGGAAGCGGCATCAATTTCGGTGACCTCACACCTGATATCTACAAGACTCTTCCTGCCACATTCCTTGTGACGCTCGGTGGTTTTGTGACAAACGCCATCTATTGCTTCTATCAGAATCATAAAAATCACACATGGAGTGATTATGGCAAAACCGGTGTACTCGCCAACAATATCATTTTCTGTCTGCTCGCCGGCGCACTCTGGTACAGCCAGTTCTTCGGACTTGCACTCGGCAAAGGCTTCCTGACAGACTACCCGACACTCATGACCCTCTCGTTCTGTATACTCATGGCCCTCAATGTCGTGTTCTCGAACGTGTGGGGCATCATCCTCAAAGAATGGAAAGGCTGCTCGTCAAAGACCATCTCGGTTCTCATCATCGGCATCGTGGTTCTCATCGTGTCATGTTTCCTTCCCCAATTAATCGGATAA
- the rhaD gene encoding rhamnulose-1-phosphate aldolase → MSSILENRPALREEVEKVAEVAGYLWQKGWAERNGGNITVNITEHIDDEIRNMPAISPVTPIGLTLPELKGCYFYCKGTNMRMRDLARRPMDNGSIIRITDDCAHYEIIADKPVKPTSELPSHLAVHNYLISKGSDYKASVHTHPIELVAMSHCKKFLEKDVATNLLWSMIPETKAFCPRGLGIIPYKLPSSNELAEATIKELGDYDVTLWEKHGVFAVEKDVMAAFDQIDVLNKSALIYIAAKNMGFEPDGMSNEQMREMTVAFNLPK, encoded by the coding sequence ATGTCATCTATCTTAGAAAATCGTCCCGCACTGCGCGAGGAAGTGGAAAAAGTGGCCGAAGTGGCCGGTTATCTCTGGCAAAAAGGCTGGGCTGAACGCAACGGCGGCAACATCACCGTAAACATCACCGAACACATCGACGATGAAATCCGCAACATGCCCGCCATCTCTCCCGTGACACCTATCGGTCTCACCCTCCCCGAACTCAAGGGCTGTTATTTCTATTGCAAAGGCACAAACATGCGCATGCGTGACCTCGCACGCCGTCCGATGGACAATGGCTCGATCATCCGCATCACTGACGACTGTGCACACTACGAAATCATCGCTGACAAGCCTGTTAAGCCCACATCGGAACTTCCGTCACACCTCGCAGTCCACAACTATCTAATCTCCAAGGGCTCTGACTACAAGGCATCGGTTCACACCCATCCGATCGAACTCGTGGCAATGAGCCACTGCAAGAAGTTCCTTGAGAAAGACGTGGCAACCAATCTCCTTTGGAGCATGATTCCTGAGACAAAAGCTTTCTGCCCCCGTGGTCTCGGCATTATCCCCTACAAGCTCCCCAGTTCAAACGAGCTCGCAGAAGCGACAATTAAGGAACTCGGCGACTACGATGTGACCCTCTGGGAGAAGCACGGTGTGTTTGCAGTAGAGAAAGATGTAATGGCGGCTTTCGACCAGATTGACGTACTTAACAAGTCGGCCCTTATCTATATCGCAGCCAAAAACATGGGCTTCGAACCTGACGGCATGAGCAACGAGCAAATGCGCGAAATGACCGTCGCTTTCAATCTTCCCAAGTAA
- a CDS encoding enoyl-ACP reductase FabI — protein sequence MAYNLLKGKRGIIFGALNDMSIAWKVAEKAVEEGATITLSNTPVAVRMGDVSKLGEQLGAEVIPADATNVEDLEMVFQKSMEILGGKIDFVLHSIGMSPNVRKKRLYDDIDYDLLNKTLDISAISFHKMIQAAKKLDAIADHGSIVALSYIAAQRTMFGYNDMADAKALLESIARSFGYIYGREKSVRINTISQSPTQTTAGSGVKGMSSLMDFANRMSPLGNATADECADYCIVMFSDLTRKVTMQNLFHDGGFSSMGMSLRAMDQYEKSFDDYRNSDGTIQYG from the coding sequence ATGGCTTATAATCTTTTGAAAGGAAAGCGCGGTATTATTTTCGGCGCGCTTAATGACATGAGTATTGCCTGGAAAGTGGCTGAGAAAGCCGTAGAGGAAGGCGCAACAATCACTCTGTCAAACACTCCTGTGGCCGTACGTATGGGTGATGTCAGCAAGCTGGGCGAACAGCTCGGTGCTGAAGTCATCCCGGCTGATGCCACTAATGTCGAAGACCTTGAAATGGTGTTTCAGAAATCAATGGAAATCCTCGGCGGTAAGATTGATTTCGTGCTCCACTCGATAGGTATGTCGCCCAATGTCCGTAAAAAACGTCTTTACGATGATATCGACTACGATCTGCTCAACAAGACACTTGACATTTCGGCTATCTCATTCCACAAGATGATTCAGGCAGCCAAAAAGCTCGACGCAATCGCCGACCACGGCAGCATCGTTGCACTAAGCTATATCGCAGCCCAGCGCACCATGTTCGGCTACAATGACATGGCCGATGCTAAGGCACTCCTTGAATCAATAGCACGTAGCTTCGGATATATCTACGGACGTGAGAAATCAGTGCGTATCAACACAATCTCTCAGTCTCCCACGCAGACCACTGCCGGAAGCGGTGTCAAGGGAATGTCGTCGCTCATGGACTTCGCTAATCGCATGTCGCCTCTTGGTAACGCTACAGCCGACGAATGTGCCGACTATTGCATCGTGATGTTTAGCGATCTTACACGTAAGGTGACAATGCAGAATCTCTTCCATGACGGCGGTTTCTCAAGCATGGGTATGAGTCTCCGTGCTATGGATCAGTACGAAAAGAGCTTTGACGATTACCGCAACTCTGACGGTACAATCCAGTATGGCTAA
- a CDS encoding TrmH family RNA methyltransferase — protein MPVIHIDNLDHPGVKPYWSLTEAQLRNRLEPEKGIFIAESPKVIRVALAAGYEPLSLLCEERHIDGDASDIIAACPGLTVYTAYRPMLTELTGYTLTRGVLAAMKRKKFEPLSQMLKDARRIVVIDSVVDTTNIGAIFRSAAALGIEAVVLTRSSCDPLNRRAVRVSMGTIFQVPWGWLDGPVNSLKEYGFKTVAMALTDKSVPLDHPALKAEGRLAIVMGTEGDGLASTTIEEADYTVRIPMAHGVDSLNVAAAAAVAFWELRK, from the coding sequence ATGCCGGTAATCCATATCGACAATCTCGACCACCCCGGAGTAAAGCCTTACTGGTCGCTCACCGAAGCTCAGCTACGTAACCGTCTCGAACCGGAAAAAGGGATTTTCATAGCCGAAAGCCCAAAGGTCATACGAGTGGCGCTTGCCGCCGGCTATGAACCGCTGTCGCTGTTATGCGAGGAAAGACACATTGATGGCGATGCTTCCGACATCATTGCCGCCTGTCCCGGACTTACTGTCTACACAGCCTACCGACCTATGCTTACTGAACTGACCGGCTACACTCTCACGCGCGGAGTCCTCGCAGCAATGAAGCGCAAGAAATTTGAACCGCTGTCCCAGATGCTGAAAGATGCCCGGCGCATCGTGGTGATCGACAGCGTGGTCGACACGACAAATATCGGAGCTATTTTCCGTTCGGCGGCCGCACTCGGCATTGAGGCCGTAGTGCTGACACGTTCATCATGCGACCCTCTCAACCGCAGAGCCGTGAGAGTTTCTATGGGCACTATATTCCAAGTCCCGTGGGGATGGCTCGATGGCCCTGTAAACTCATTGAAAGAATATGGATTCAAGACAGTCGCAATGGCTCTCACCGACAAGTCTGTCCCACTTGACCATCCGGCTCTTAAAGCAGAGGGTCGTCTGGCAATAGTCATGGGAACAGAAGGCGACGGCCTTGCGTCAACTACCATAGAGGAAGCAGACTATACCGTCCGCATCCCGATGGCTCATGGTGTTGACTCTCTAAATGTTGCCGCAGCAGCAGCCGTTGCGTTTTGGGAATTGAGAAAATAA
- a CDS encoding GLPGLI family protein yields MKFILLICAALVAVSALKSETKPNVYLKVQYQTSSLLTNRADGEMISNSGNYVLQVAGKLSYYYDPQTYYIDSLENDPVGSQICRQAWTDAFEEFSRTGAKPFEILGKKGFLRKGAYKALKDFNFGKITVWDTAGGDKFRYDVDMEELSWEIGDSIKNVLGYECQSATADYHGRKWTAWFAPDVAVQDGPWQLCGLPGLIMEATTSDGEYGFIVTGLQKCDEALKEPFEDDKYFKSTRKSVLKAKAYSRDNRSQFISGLTGGNVNINDPKFKEKVDYIETDYAE; encoded by the coding sequence ATGAAATTTATTCTCCTCATTTGTGCGGCATTAGTCGCAGTTTCGGCGTTGAAGTCTGAAACAAAGCCGAATGTATATCTTAAGGTTCAGTATCAGACATCAAGTCTTTTGACTAATCGCGCCGATGGCGAGATGATATCCAATAGTGGCAACTATGTTCTTCAGGTTGCCGGAAAACTGTCTTATTATTATGATCCGCAGACTTATTATATCGATTCCTTAGAAAATGATCCGGTTGGGAGTCAGATTTGTCGTCAGGCATGGACAGATGCTTTCGAAGAGTTTAGTCGTACAGGAGCAAAACCGTTTGAGATTTTAGGCAAAAAAGGATTTCTCCGCAAGGGAGCCTATAAAGCTCTTAAAGATTTCAATTTCGGAAAAATAACCGTCTGGGACACGGCCGGAGGTGATAAGTTCCGCTATGATGTCGACATGGAAGAGCTCTCGTGGGAAATCGGCGATTCAATAAAGAATGTCCTTGGATATGAATGTCAGTCAGCAACAGCCGACTATCATGGTCGGAAGTGGACGGCATGGTTTGCGCCTGATGTGGCTGTTCAGGATGGCCCTTGGCAGCTTTGCGGACTTCCGGGACTGATAATGGAAGCAACGACTTCAGACGGTGAATACGGCTTTATTGTTACCGGTCTCCAAAAGTGTGACGAAGCATTGAAAGAACCGTTTGAAGATGACAAATATTTCAAGTCGACACGCAAGTCGGTGTTAAAAGCCAAGGCTTATTCACGGGATAACAGGTCGCAGTTCATAAGCGGATTGACAGGTGGCAATGTCAATATAAATGATCCGAAATTCAAGGAGAAAGTAGACTATATCGAGACAGACTATGCGGAATGA
- a CDS encoding DUF4270 family protein produces MEKLALLSAGLVAAMAVASCDETSSTAGSSLVQDEVEIIVDSAFTVSGRAVDNDFVQSRTVLQLLGKIDADGYGSLSSDIVCQYMPTAYVDTIGVSPETIDSVKLVLTMFKDGFAGDSIVPMGVSVYPLTRQLQSPIYSNFDPKDYYDSSKLLGSTTYSGLIDGADGVGADNSGSIYKDIFVTLPREIGVSLYNEFKTKESTFSTPQAFAEWFPGLYITNSFGSGRVTRVVSNMINVYYRSVQPIPDTDPQRDTILNGTGTYMAVTPEIITNNNIAYKMSERLRQRATSGEAILVGPTGYDVEFTFPARQIIERYKEQSNALSVINSLSLSIPVEEIENNYGLTPPPYILVVKKKDKSKFFSGTQINDDISSFYAAYNTTTKSYTVSSMRDYLMDIIDRGEVTAEDEEFVICPALVSFFVNSSSNYYSYYYGYNTTSTQVSSITPYVTEPVMGKLDFENAKIVFTFTKQTLGN; encoded by the coding sequence ATGGAAAAATTAGCTCTGCTTTCAGCTGGCCTTGTTGCCGCAATGGCAGTCGCCTCATGCGACGAGACATCTTCCACGGCCGGTAGTAGTCTGGTTCAGGATGAGGTTGAGATTATAGTCGATTCTGCTTTTACAGTGTCAGGGCGTGCGGTAGACAATGATTTTGTGCAGTCGCGCACCGTGCTTCAGTTGCTTGGAAAGATTGACGCCGACGGCTACGGTTCGCTCTCAAGCGACATCGTGTGTCAGTATATGCCTACAGCCTATGTCGATACGATAGGCGTATCTCCCGAGACGATTGACTCTGTGAAACTTGTCCTTACGATGTTCAAGGATGGCTTTGCCGGTGACTCCATCGTCCCGATGGGTGTCTCTGTCTATCCTCTCACACGCCAGCTTCAGTCTCCGATATACAGTAATTTTGATCCGAAGGATTATTATGACTCGTCGAAGCTTCTGGGATCTACGACATATTCTGGCCTTATTGACGGTGCAGACGGGGTAGGAGCTGATAACTCCGGAAGTATCTACAAGGATATATTTGTTACTTTGCCTCGTGAAATCGGTGTCAGCCTCTACAACGAGTTCAAGACCAAAGAATCGACATTCAGCACACCTCAGGCTTTTGCCGAATGGTTTCCCGGATTGTATATCACCAACTCGTTCGGTTCGGGTCGTGTCACCCGTGTGGTCAGCAATATGATTAATGTCTACTATCGTTCTGTCCAGCCGATTCCGGACACAGATCCGCAGCGCGACACAATTCTCAACGGGACAGGCACGTATATGGCTGTTACCCCTGAGATTATCACTAATAACAATATTGCCTACAAGATGTCGGAGCGTTTGCGTCAGCGTGCCACATCGGGTGAAGCTATCCTTGTAGGTCCGACAGGCTACGATGTGGAGTTTACCTTCCCGGCGCGCCAGATTATAGAGCGCTACAAGGAGCAGAGCAATGCCCTTTCGGTTATCAATTCTCTCTCGCTCTCAATTCCTGTCGAGGAGATTGAAAACAACTACGGGCTTACTCCTCCACCTTACATACTTGTTGTCAAGAAGAAAGATAAATCTAAATTTTTCTCAGGTACGCAGATTAATGATGACATATCATCATTCTATGCTGCCTACAATACAACTACAAAGTCATACACCGTATCTTCGATGCGTGACTATCTTATGGACATCATTGACCGTGGCGAGGTTACTGCTGAAGATGAGGAGTTCGTGATATGTCCCGCTCTTGTTTCGTTCTTTGTAAATTCATCATCAAATTATTATAGCTATTATTACGGTTATAATACGACCTCTACACAGGTTAGCTCGATTACACCTTATGTGACAGAGCCTGTCATGGGTAAGCTTGATTTTGAGAATGCAAAAATAGTCTTTACCTTTACAAAGCAGACATTGGGAAACTGA
- a CDS encoding glycogen/starch synthase: MESKKVLFISQEVSPYLPDTSMSVLGRDIPQGIHGKEFEVRTFTPKYGCINERRNQLHEVIRLSGMNLIIDDTDHPLIIKVATLLPSRMQVYFIDNDDYFQPMPEKGLETDLLAADNDERIMFFTMGVAETVKKLRWQPAVIHCSGWVSALAPLYLRRKYGDDPTFRDSKIVYALQPEKFEGTLDPRFVEKLLMNDFTEEEIAALGKEPIDFATLNRIAIDYADAVIQVTPDVDPALVEYARQSGKPFLPYKDDDSRVESYTDFYHTLLGEEED, translated from the coding sequence ATGGAGTCAAAAAAAGTACTTTTCATCTCTCAGGAAGTATCACCTTATCTCCCTGACACCTCAATGTCGGTGCTTGGCCGTGACATCCCTCAAGGAATTCATGGCAAAGAATTTGAAGTAAGAACATTTACGCCTAAATACGGTTGCATCAACGAGCGTCGCAATCAGCTTCACGAGGTCATACGCCTGTCGGGTATGAATCTGATTATTGATGATACGGACCATCCGCTCATTATCAAGGTGGCCACCCTTCTGCCGTCTCGAATGCAGGTCTATTTCATTGACAACGACGATTATTTTCAGCCTATGCCCGAAAAGGGGCTTGAGACCGACCTGCTGGCTGCCGATAATGATGAACGCATTATGTTCTTTACTATGGGCGTGGCTGAGACTGTCAAAAAGCTTCGTTGGCAGCCTGCTGTGATCCATTGCAGCGGATGGGTTTCTGCGCTTGCGCCACTCTATCTCCGCCGTAAATACGGGGATGACCCGACGTTCCGCGATTCGAAGATTGTCTATGCTCTGCAGCCTGAAAAATTCGAAGGTACTCTTGACCCGCGTTTTGTAGAGAAGCTTCTGATGAACGATTTTACCGAGGAGGAGATTGCCGCTCTCGGTAAAGAACCTATCGATTTCGCCACTCTCAATCGTATTGCGATTGATTATGCCGATGCGGTGATTCAGGTTACACCCGATGTCGATCCGGCACTCGTGGAATATGCACGCCAGTCGGGAAAACCGTTCCTGCCTTACAAGGACGACGACAGCCGTGTGGAATCCTATACAGATTTCTACCATACTCTTCTCGGTGAGGAAGAAGATTGA
- a CDS encoding sigma-70 family RNA polymerase sigma factor — MRQLKITKSITNRESASLDKFLQEIGREELISVEEEVELAQRIHQGDQRALDKLVRANLRFVVSVAKQYQNQGLSLPDLINEGNLGLIKAAQKFDETRGFKFISYAVWWIRQSILQALAEQSRIVRLPLNQVGSLNKISKALSKFEQENERRPSPEELAEKLDVPVDKIADTLKVSGRHISVDAPFVEGEDNSLLDVLTNDDSPMADSTLTQESLSKEVERALKQLHDREREILKMFFGIGCQEMTLEEIGAKFDLTRERVRQIKEKAIRRLKGQKSHLLKAYLGQ, encoded by the coding sequence ATGAGACAATTAAAAATCACTAAATCAATCACCAACCGTGAAAGCGCCTCGCTCGACAAGTTCCTTCAGGAAATCGGACGAGAGGAGCTTATCTCCGTCGAAGAGGAGGTAGAGCTCGCCCAGCGTATTCACCAGGGAGATCAAAGAGCACTCGACAAGCTCGTGCGTGCCAACCTCCGCTTCGTTGTGTCAGTAGCAAAGCAATATCAGAACCAGGGACTAAGTCTCCCTGACCTTATCAACGAAGGCAATCTCGGCTTGATTAAAGCGGCACAAAAGTTTGACGAGACCCGTGGTTTCAAGTTTATCTCCTACGCCGTATGGTGGATTCGCCAGTCGATCCTCCAGGCACTCGCCGAACAGAGCCGAATCGTCAGACTCCCGCTCAACCAAGTCGGCTCTCTCAACAAAATCAGCAAGGCTCTCTCGAAATTCGAACAGGAGAACGAACGCCGTCCTTCGCCTGAAGAACTCGCTGAGAAGCTTGATGTGCCGGTCGACAAAATCGCCGACACTCTTAAGGTATCAGGCAGACACATCTCGGTGGATGCCCCGTTTGTCGAAGGTGAGGACAACAGCCTCCTTGATGTGCTGACCAACGACGACTCTCCAATGGCCGACTCGACGCTCACACAGGAATCGCTGTCGAAAGAGGTGGAACGTGCATTGAAGCAGCTCCACGACCGCGAACGCGAGATCCTCAAAATGTTCTTTGGAATCGGCTGCCAGGAAATGACGCTTGAAGAAATCGGTGCGAAATTCGACCTTACGCGCGAACGTGTGCGCCAGATCAAGGAAAAGGCCATCCGCCGGCTGAAAGGCCAGAAAAGCCATCTGCTCAAAGCCTATCTCGGGCAATAA
- a CDS encoding DUF4861 domain-containing protein, which yields MLALSLLLSLTVTVSNPIGQERTAVPVTIPVGKNGKEINSATIKGHPEIKWQLDDLNDDGRADELVFLVDLKPNATETYKIDLSSEPADKKFEAGTYAYIRLNDKNKKHPKIQAIAFPGDADNRQMYSSIYGHGAVLEGLYNAIRVYMDNRQSVDLYAKNTPRLELEETGFYTTRQQLEEGYGRDVLWAGTSVALGSFRGYQNETPVTIDTVTTRSQRIVTTGPVRSIIEVSDRGWIYNGKPVEMRQRYTVYDRHRDYDVEIKLTGADDNSTFCTGVQKLAVDNQGFITKSGLAGSWGTNTPDKNMADITDTIGLGIWVPGTNLKSVKEDDINYLMLLKPDKNGIIRYSFTSGGMRDSASPHSADTWFDSLKSWENLKNNPVTVKIK from the coding sequence ATGCTCGCGCTTTCTCTATTGCTTTCGCTCACTGTCACTGTGAGCAACCCCATCGGACAGGAACGCACAGCCGTGCCTGTCACAATCCCGGTCGGGAAAAATGGTAAAGAAATAAACTCAGCAACAATCAAGGGCCATCCTGAAATCAAATGGCAGCTTGACGACCTCAACGACGACGGCCGCGCCGACGAACTCGTGTTTCTCGTCGACCTGAAACCAAACGCTACGGAAACATATAAAATTGACCTTTCGTCAGAACCGGCCGACAAGAAATTTGAAGCCGGGACATATGCCTACATACGCCTGAATGATAAAAACAAAAAGCATCCGAAGATACAGGCTATCGCTTTTCCCGGCGATGCCGACAACCGCCAGATGTATAGCAGCATCTACGGACACGGCGCAGTGCTCGAAGGGCTTTACAACGCCATACGCGTATATATGGACAACCGCCAGAGCGTAGACCTCTATGCCAAGAACACTCCCCGTCTTGAACTGGAAGAAACAGGATTCTACACGACACGCCAGCAGCTTGAAGAAGGCTACGGACGCGACGTCCTATGGGCCGGGACTTCAGTTGCCCTCGGGTCATTCAGAGGATACCAGAATGAAACACCTGTCACGATAGACACCGTGACGACACGTTCTCAGCGCATTGTCACCACCGGACCTGTACGATCAATCATAGAAGTCTCTGACCGAGGCTGGATCTACAATGGAAAGCCGGTAGAAATGCGTCAGCGCTACACCGTCTACGACAGACACCGCGACTACGACGTGGAAATAAAACTCACAGGCGCGGATGACAATTCGACATTCTGTACGGGCGTGCAGAAGCTCGCGGTCGACAATCAGGGATTCATCACCAAGTCGGGGCTTGCCGGAAGCTGGGGGACTAATACTCCCGACAAAAACATGGCAGACATTACCGATACCATCGGTCTCGGCATATGGGTTCCGGGCACCAACCTCAAATCGGTCAAGGAAGATGACATCAACTATCTCATGTTGCTGAAACCTGATAAAAACGGAATAATCCGCTACAGTTTCACTTCAGGGGGGATGCGCGACTCCGCCTCTCCACATTCGGCAGACACATGGTTCGACTCCCTCAAATCATGGGAAAACCTGAAGAACAATCCTGTAACCGTAAAAATCAAGTAA